The Elaeis guineensis isolate ETL-2024a chromosome 3, EG11, whole genome shotgun sequence region CCAACTCTTTCAAGTATGATAATTGTTTTGTGGTGAAGCAAAGTTTGTTGCAGTAATCTGTATGATAACCATAAATCAACATGTTTATTTTCTAAAGGCAGTTGCTAGGATTTTGTTCAACTTGCACCTGATATGTTATTTAATTCTCAGAAGACATgttgaatttttctttttcaaaccTTGCCAGGCATGTGTTTTATAGCCGGATTCCATGGAATGTTAGTTTGCTATCTATCAGGTTCTTGGAAGATTGACCACCATGTACATGACACCAGTTTTCATGTAGTTAGGCTAGGCATACGAGAATTGAAGTCCACTTGGTTGGATGGCAGATGTCATTGTTTTCTTTATGGGGCGACTTCTTGTTTTAAACAAGCTAGAAATTGGTTTATATGACCAGTTGAATTCAGGGTAACACATTTAAATTTCATTAATTATCGGCTAGGAAATTCTTGTGGGTTTTTGGGATCAACAAGCCTTCACCTAGGTGGCATTAAGGAGGGCTAGATCTTGAGGGGCCGTACATGTTTATTACCTAAATTGTAATGAGGATGAGATAATTTTAAGTAATTAAAACTTTTATCCCTAAACTTCTTTCATCCTTCATCCATATTATTTTCTTTATATCTCATTTTGTCTTGCCAGAGTTCTTCCTCGAAGTTGTCACCTCTTATTCCAAGTCCACCATTCTTGATCTTGTAGACTACGCGCTCTTATCAATGAAGTGGAAATGCGATATTTTTTTGGGACCAGAAGACATGGTAACCCATTGATCATTTTATGGCACAAGGTTTATACCAGCACTTCAACTTTTGCGTTCTTgagaaatcctttttttttttttttttcttttttttttgcaaaaggaTGTTAATTTGTTGATTTAGGAGGGTCATCAGATTCAATATGAACTATTTTGATCTTTATAAGAAAGATTAGTTAGATTTTAAGAGTGGGATCCATCTTCGTCATATAGGAAGATGAATTGCGAGCCAACTTCCAGAGAAAAAAATTTACTGGTACGACATCTAATTGAGAcactttttttctaatttttgaaattaaataaCTTTTTGAGCTCCTATAGAGCCACTTCTAAAAGTGGTCAAATCCGAATTTCATCATTTTGGGCCTCGAATAGACCGATCAAAACCCAAATTTCTTTTTCAACAGAAAGTTTGACCAGGAATATCCCCCAATTGAAAAAGAATTAGACAGAGTAGTTATATCTATTAAATCTACATTAAAAAATGtcagtaaaaaaaatattaaaagtgGTAACTGGCAAAGCTCCGGGTCTAACACCATGAAGCATTCCCACACGAATCATTAGAAGCGATCTAGTAGTGTTTCAAAATGGGGCTTGTATCCCCTGAAAAAGTGGTACATTTTTTGTAACCAATACAGTGATCTATATTGATCAATGCTTTACAGGTAGGCTCAGTTTTCCCAAATAAGCCTTTAATAGTTTGCATTATTTATACACTAACATTGAAATCTTAGATCAAATAGATTCTGCCCACGTACAATATAATCAAACTGCATGATCTAGCGATCAACGATCATTCGAACTTTGGTAAAGGTTGTCACAGCATCTGTAGTAGGATGGAGGACTTACTGTAATGACCTTGGATTTGAGAACAAAAGTCAATTGCATGGTCTTTATCAAGATTCCAACTCTTTACATTGATGAAACACTTGAAAAATATTGTACTGCGGACTGCTAAATAATGAGGGCACAGGATCTCGAGCAATGGAGTGATGCTCTTGCGATCAGTTTGTGCAGAAGATTGTTGAGCTGTTCTTTCTTCATTTGTTGCTAATGATTCCGTCTTCTTCCATAAGCTCTCCGTATATGACTCATTCAATGTGCCTCCAACCTACAAAAAAGGGTTTCGGGGCAATCTGTAAGCTTTCCGCAAGCATCAAACTAAAGATTAACCTGTCCAATCTGTGGCCAGTTTTGTCATTTCTGTAGCTCATCTATTCCGTAGGAACAAAATTATTTTACAGGTGAATGCCAAGTCATTGGAAATCAAAATGAAGATCTTTTACGCATCCACTTGAAACACAATGGAGTGAGAATATGTTCAGTAGGAAAATGCATTGTGAGAATTTGTTTTATTTGACTGATTCAAATTAAAGTCCCACATCCTGAACAAGGTGTAATGAAAATAAGGTTTGCTtgttatatatgaaataaaagttcTACTTAATTATTTACTTGTataaataatatcatattttaataaattctttTCTATGCTAATATGAGCATTTATGCAGATATATGTTTAATCCTACA contains the following coding sequences:
- the LOC140856089 gene encoding uncharacterized protein; translated protein: MGHPCEDGLEEEREVTEEVVVIEIDVKGDTRRGEDDVVVEIDAEFKPIDHLLQPPDADRTAKWPMPGSSLLHVGGTLNESYTESLWKKTESLATNEERTAQQSSAQTDRKSITPLLEILCPHYLAVRSTIFFKCFINVKSWNLDKDHAIDFCSQIQGHYSKSSILLQML